In a single window of the Gadus macrocephalus chromosome 6, ASM3116895v1 genome:
- the LOC132459153 gene encoding uncharacterized protein LOC132459153 isoform X1, producing the protein MNPVSFFPGKMTVTFRRGPSGHLRQDPSSEAMRIKHNPGLQVNSPAEKPELVKTSARTVVIQRGGDVSDRQEVMGEYLLQFGKYQGKSFKWLLENDVGYTIYLMKKVDDEERAGTFNPQGHSKDSLLSFLDYARSFQEIQDLRNYLISRNPAEPVASEGDNIVGFGRRAKTTWRQIWESRADGYAAYISRQKCIKNSKMYNLQQYILKQERAESCPTPAEGSTTSTASIPTSGTLEGSTTSTASTTSTASTPTAGTLVMEEDEELERQMLNLSPSLFDTGVSRWIIKGETVTLPVLDQMSPVLSGPPAAVQGRAAVDPTKGFSSSVRTEDSVYNRIHLSLLFFVN; encoded by the exons ATGAATCCCGTCAGCTTCTTCCCCGGAAAGATGACGGTGACATTTAGGAGGGGACCATCGGGTCATCTGCGGCAGGACCCATCCTCTGAGGCCATGAGGATAAAACATAATCCTGGGCTTCAGGTCAATAGTCCCGCTGAGAAACCTGAGCTAGTGAAGACCAGCGCTCGCACTGTGGTCATCCAGCGAGGAGGGGATGTGTCGGACCGACAGGAGGTGATGGGAGAGTACCTGCTGCAGTTTGGCAAGTACCAGGGAAAATCGTTCAAGTGGCTCCTCGAGAACGATGTTGGCTACACCATCTACCTGATGAAAAAGGTAGACGATGAGGAGAGAGCCGGGACCTTCAACCCACAGGGACACAGTAAGGACAGCCTGCTGTCTTTTCTGGACTATGCCAGGAGCTTCCAGGAAATACAGGACCTGAGGAACTACCTGATCTCCAGGAACCCTGCTGAACCTGTGGCGTCAGAGGGGGACAATATTGTCGGCTTTGGTCGCAGGGCCAAAACCACCTGGAGGCAGATCTGGGAGAGCAGGGCGGATGGTTATGCTGCCTACATCTCACGCCAAAAGTGCATCAAAAACAGCAAGATGTACAACCTGCAGCAGTACATCCTCAAGCAGGAAAGGGCTGAATCCTGTCCAACACCTGCAGAAGGCTCCACTACATCTACTGCCTCCATCCCAACATCAGGCACTCTAG AAGGCTCCACCACATCTACTGCCTCCACCACATCTACTGCCTCCACCCCAACAGCAGGCACTCTAG tgatggaggaggacgaggaactGGAGAGACAGATGTTGAACCTGTCTCCATCTTTATTTGACACCGGAGTAAGCAGGTGGATCATCAAGGGTGAAACCGTAACTCTTCCGGTACTTGATCAAATGTCCCCTGTGCTTTCAGGCCCACCAGCAGCAGTCCAGGGAAGAGCAGCTGTGGATCCAACGAAAGGTTTTTCTTCATCAGTGCGGACGGAGGATTCTGTTTACAACAGAATTCACCTGTCGTTACTATTTTTTGTCAACTAG
- the LOC132459153 gene encoding uncharacterized protein LOC132459153 isoform X2, with protein sequence MNPVSFFPGKMTVTFRRGPSGHLRQDPSSEAMRIKHNPGLQVNSPAEKPELVKTSARTVVIQRGGDVSDRQEVMGEYLLQFGKYQGKSFKWLLENDVGYTIYLMKKVDDEERAGTFNPQGHSKDSLLSFLDYARSFQEIQDLRNYLISRNPAEPVASEGDNIVGFGRRAKTTWRQIWESRADGYAAYISRQKCIKNSKMYNLQQYILKQERAESCPTPAEGSTTSTASIPTSGTLEGSTTSTASTTSTASTPTSGTLGQFTTIFKY encoded by the exons ATGAATCCCGTCAGCTTCTTCCCCGGAAAGATGACGGTGACATTTAGGAGGGGACCATCGGGTCATCTGCGGCAGGACCCATCCTCTGAGGCCATGAGGATAAAACATAATCCTGGGCTTCAGGTCAATAGTCCCGCTGAGAAACCTGAGCTAGTGAAGACCAGCGCTCGCACTGTGGTCATCCAGCGAGGAGGGGATGTGTCGGACCGACAGGAGGTGATGGGAGAGTACCTGCTGCAGTTTGGCAAGTACCAGGGAAAATCGTTCAAGTGGCTCCTCGAGAACGATGTTGGCTACACCATCTACCTGATGAAAAAGGTAGACGATGAGGAGAGAGCCGGGACCTTCAACCCACAGGGACACAGTAAGGACAGCCTGCTGTCTTTTCTGGACTATGCCAGGAGCTTCCAGGAAATACAGGACCTGAGGAACTACCTGATCTCCAGGAACCCTGCTGAACCTGTGGCGTCAGAGGGGGACAATATTGTCGGCTTTGGTCGCAGGGCCAAAACCACCTGGAGGCAGATCTGGGAGAGCAGGGCGGATGGTTATGCTGCCTACATCTCACGCCAAAAGTGCATCAAAAACAGCAAGATGTACAACCTGCAGCAGTACATCCTCAAGCAGGAAAGGGCTGAATCCTGTCCAACACCTGCAGAAGGCTCCACTACATCTACTGCCTCCATCCCAACATCAGGCACTCTAG AAGGCTCCACCACATCTACTGCCTCCACCACATCTACTGCCTCCACCCCAACATCAGGCACTCTAGGTCAGTTCACAACAATATTCAAATACTGA
- the LOC132459152 gene encoding uncharacterized protein LOC132459152, producing MTLIVFTAHRTKPPATAARPAEPDDPTVTAAKATAKALLPVPAQLLAIAPELGIREQEPDVLKQTHRKAVSRSPLESGIRAGPSLPKNTSSLLSIAPVEAQGDTVHDEAPPCPAPPVRQPAAPGYNQDVAQWNCSHQQQIWMKTELETLGLWPGSRPVRHPMNMITLWRYPPQPELIDNIAALPSPKYFQLHPFFIWKPEHAIMERVRNNFVLPCLHGCPNPQVASSGVGRPRVIIGTSGQYYLFASRLTCKACKRYWHADKPQWLEMLPKRFNNIVPAFLTHKKAICKSVMDELRRSGRSPEDMTKQLTEAVHLKYERAHLAYLLSVQNIRDAEEGAYGQKTITGHLRQADTPASFGGYSDADGWRGVSLSSHYLVNCQVQEYQRQEQLLTLLLQGTFGRALRSDHTRKVARKVVLSSGTMSSYAIMNENWMILSWVMLQSECDRSLHLVYQGLAQRYTAAGVEKACCHWVDRDCCAAFKVLDTRAQEHLSWDCWKTTEAIVTEATSGNLANTSAARNKFNVDISIKLDLFHCMRRLTRECVSEHHPLYSSFCQFLSAAFLVVDQGDLERLKDAYTFCGISPANPTKQHMRDHCRTQVPQPRELLQRVEDVLHHFHLAKDVNDVLLYKASMFKVWRIQRIHILRGCLSDPEVEEGILYRYGGTLQLNYTKGEGAAVPVWIPVRGTSQQEGFHCHQAQWVTGNRVSTELFQAQAMTGVVRWNFQRLVDLKQPGVELPAVFDPLLIWELNAACQRVTGVRKYPALHISNRDTGERFGLQYVEPGCRPVVLNWDKHRTQHNTSAAVTVATQLHSSALDEVHDIVAGTDSQETSDGTVQDNPVGAVPILSFQPPMPASATAKEEPHPLMDTDLRGVAPLPISSSPRAARTGPIKTGGLVQVLDHGRWTAPMRAAIDGLLAKHHGAKALLKRVDAEYAAMVQRACTDPNSLLHPTTGQHISRYVKHLAKLKNTSSSLNTSPEKVLETQQLWQSLTTGSKTVCVPVTALPPATVNPPAVAPPPPEESLSRATVEKIVSEILQKQQQQQPRQERKVPRNCLSCGQPKSRYLGDGSTVHFFFQSPEVKYFYCSQRVFKMYREEGLKDPRMSFVDFAASPFFARELEAVKERSAAWKKVAEERTKRKSAVQLPTGRLCRFCHQPLKQGPGSPHVHACFPDIPGKYIYCPSRVLSLYKDKGMVKEMTWMEFQQSDFFEAERVRWVSEKRS from the exons ATGACACTGATTGTTTTTACAGCTCACAGGACGAAGCCACCAGCTACTGCTGCTAGACCTGCAGAACCGGATGACCCCACTGTGACTGCTGCGAAAG CCACAGCGAAGGCCCTGTTGCCGGTCCCTGCCCAGCTGCTCGCCATTGCCCCAGAGCTCGGGATAAGAGAGCAGGAGCCCGATGTGTTGAAACAAA CACACAGAAAGGCAGTCTCCCGCAGTCCTTTGGAGTCTGGAATAAGAGCAGGTCCATCTCTtcctaaaa ATACATCATCCCTACTGAGTATTGCCCCTGTGGAAGCACAGGGAGACACTGTCCATGATGAAG CTCCACCATGTCCTGCGCCTCCTGTCAGGCAGCCAGCAGCCCCAGGCTACAATCAGGATGTTGCACAGTGGAACTGCTCCCATCAGCAGCAGATCTGGATGAAGACTGAGCTTGAGACATTGGGTCTGTGGCCAGGGTCACGTCCAGTACGTCACCCAATGAACATGATTACCCTGTGGCGCTATCCACCTCAGCCTGAGCTCATAGACAATATTGCTGCACTGCCTTCGCCCAAATATTTTCAGCTCCACCCGTTCTTCATTTGGAAGCCGGAGCATGCGAtcatggagagggtgaggaacAATTTTGTCCTGCCCTGCCTTCATGGTTGTCCCAACCCTCAGGTAGCTTCTTCTGGTGTTGGACGGCCCAGAGTGATCATCGGCACCAGTGGTCAGTACTATCTTTTTGCTTCACGGCTCACCTGTAAAGCCTGTAAGAGGTACTGGCATGCTGACAAACCCCAATGGCTGGAGATGTTGCCAAAACGCTTCAATAACATTGTGCCAGCCTTCCTGACGCACAAAAAAGCCATCTGCAAATCGGTGATGGATGAGCTGAGACGCAGTGGCAGATCACCGGAGGACATGACCAAGCAGCTGACAGAGGCGGTCCATCTTAAGTATGAGCGAGCTCATCTGGCCTACCTGCTGAGTGTGCAGAACATCAGGGATGCTGAGGAAGGAGCCTACGGCCAGAAGACCATCACTGGGCAcctcagacaggcagacactcCAGCTTCATTCGGGGGATATTCAGATGCTGATGGCTGGCGGGGAGTGTCTCTTTCTTCGCACTACCTGGTCAACTGCCAGGTCCAGGAGTATCAGAGGCAGGAGCAGCTCCTCACACTACTGCTGCAGGGGACCTTTGGACGGGCACTGAGGTCGGATCACACTCGGAAAGTGGCGAGGAAGGTCGTGCTGTCGTCTGGCACCATGTCTTCCTACGCCATCATGAATGAGAACTGGATGATCCTGAGCTGGGTGATGCTGCAGTCAGAGTGTGATCGGTCCCTTCATCTGGTGTATCAGGGACTGGCTCAACGCTACACTGCAGCTGGAGTGGAGAAGGCATGCTGCCACTGGGTGGACAG gGACTGCTGTGCTGCCTTCAAGGTCCTGGACACCAGAGCTCAGGAGCACCTGTCATGGGACTGCTGGAAGACCACAGAGGCTATAGTCACAGAGGCCACCTCTGGAAACCTCGCCAACACAAGTGCCGCAAGGAACAAGTTTAATGTAGACATTAGCATCAAGTTAGACTTGTTTCATTGTATGCGCCGGCttaccagagagtgtgtgtcagaGCATCATCCTCTGTACAGCTCCTTCTGCCAGTTCCTCTCTGCAGCCTTTCTCGTTGTGGACCAGGGGGATCTCGAGAGACTGAAGGACGCTTACACCTTCTGTGGAATCTCTCCTGCCAATCCAACCAAGCAGCACATGAGAGATCACTGCAGGACACAGGTGCCACAGCCCAGAGAACTGCTGCAGAGAGTGGAAGACGTCCTCCATCACTTCCACCTGGCAAAGGACGTGAATGATGTGCTCCTCTATAAGGCCTCCATGTTCAAGGTGTGGAGGATTCAGCGGATACACATCTTAAGAGGCTGCTTGAGTGAccctgaggtggaggaggggatccTCTACAGATACGGTGGCACCTTGCAGCTTAATTACACCAAGGGCGAAGGAGCGGCTGTACCTGTTTGGATCCCTGTTAGAGGCACGTCTCAGCAGGAGGGCTTCCACTGTCACCAGGCCCAGTGGGTGACTGGCAACCGGGTGTCCACTGAGCTCTTCCAGGCCCAGGCCATGACTGGAGTGGTGCGCTGGAACTTTCAGAGGCTTGTGGACCTGAAGCAGCCTGGTGTGGAGCTGCCAGCTGTGTTTGACCCCCTGCTCATTTGGGAACTGAACGCAGCCTGTCAAAGGGTGACAGGGGTGCGAAAATACCCAGCTCTGCACATCTCAAACAGGGACACAGGGGAGAGATTCGGGCTGCAGTACGTGGAGCCAGGCTGTCGTCCTGTGGTTTTAAACTGGGACAAACACAGGACACAGCACAACACCTCTGCTGCTGTAACCGTGGCAACACAGCTGCACTCCTCTGCCCTGGATGAGGTGCATGACATTGTTGCGGGCACAGACTCTCAG GAGACCAGTGATGGCACTGTCCAGGACAACCCAGTGGGAGCAGTGCCGATCCTCAGTTTCCAGCCACCTATGCCAGCATCTGCCACGGCCAAAGAAGAGCCTCACCCTTTGATGGATACAG ACCTGCGAGGGGTAGCGCCACTGCCCATATCCTCCTCTCCTCGAGCCGCCCGCACTGGACCCATTAAGACGGGAGGCCTGGTTCAAGTCCTGGACCACGGCCGGTGGACGGCCCCCATGAGAGCAGCCATCGATGGGCTTCTGGCTAAACATCATGGAGCCAAAGCTCTTCTGAAGAGGGTGGATGCGGAATATGCTGCCATGGTGCAGAGGGCGTGCACGGATCCCAACAGCCTCCTTCATCCGACCACAGGCCAGCATATCTCCAGATATGTCAAGCATCTGGCCAAGCTGAAAAACACCAGCTCCTCTCTCAACACCAGCCCAGAGAAGGTTTTGGAGACTCAGCAGCTGTGGCAGAGTTTGACCACAGGCAGCAAAACAGTCTGTGTACCCGTCACAGCCCTGCCTCCTGCGACCGTCAACCCTCCAGCtgtggctcccccccccccggaggagTCACTGAGCCGGGCCACAGTGGAGAAGATCGTGTCAGAGATCCTCcagaaacaacagcagcaacaaccaaGGCAGGAGAGAAAGGTGCCCAGAAACTGTTTGTCCTGTGGTCAGCCAAAGTCCAGGTACCTTGGCGATGGGTCCACtgttcactttttttttcagtccCCTGAGGTGAAGTACTTTTACTGCTCCCAACGGGTCTTTAAAATGTATAGAGAGGAAGGCCTCAAAGACCCCAGGATGTCTTTTGTGGACTTTGCTGCCTCCCCCTTTTTTGCCAGGGAGCTTGAGGCTGTAAAAGAGAGGAGTGCAGCGTGGAAGAAGGTGGCAGAGGAGAGGACAAAGCGAAAGTCTGCAGTGCAGCTTCCAACAGGTCGCCTGTGCAGATTCTGTCACCAACCACTAAAGCAGGGTCCTGGCAGCCCTCATGTCCATGCCTGTTTCCCTGACATCCCAGGGAAATACATTTACTGCCCCTCCAGAGTGTTGTCCCTTTACAAGGACAAGGGCATGGTCAAGGAGATGACCTGGATGGAGTTCCAGCAGTCAGACTTTTTTGAGGCAGAAAGGGTCCGATGGGTTTCAGAgaagaggagttga